AAGCTCGCGCAGCTTTATCGCGACGCCGGGATCACACCCCAGCAAGGCCTGCGTCTGCGCGGCACCGACGCAGCGGAGCGCGGGTTGCCGGATGCCGATGACACTGCGGTGTTGGCGGCGATGGTTGCCGACCCGATCCTGATCGAGCGGCCCTTGGTCGAGACCGACAGGGGCGTGCGCTTGTGTCGCCCTCAGGACGTTGTCCTAGAAATTCTCTAGCTGCGTTCCTTGGTCAATTCCCGGTCCGCCTGAAGCGCGAACCATCCGTGCACCAGCACGATGGCGCACAGCGCCACGATCAAGCCGAAGCCCAGCCAGTCGGAATGGCCATAGAGCCACACGCCAAGCGCCGGGGCATAGATGTAGCTCGCCCCCGCCAGTGACGCGACGATCCCGCTCGCCTGACCCTGCTCAGCGCGGGTGACGGCGAGCGAGGTGCCTGCCGTGGTGCCAGGGCGGAACAGGCCGAAGCCCAGCGAGGCGATGGCATAGCCCAGCGCGATCAGGTGCAGGTCGCCCGCAATCGCCAGAATGACCGTGCCCAAGGCCGCCGTCGCGATCCCCCACAAGGTCGCCGCGCGCGGGCCGAGGTCGAAGCGTGGGATCAGGCCCCACTGCGCCAGCAGCGTGGCAATCGCTCCGCTCATCAACACCAGCCCGACCGGCCCCGCACCCTCGGCTGGCGTATCGCGCAGGCCTAACCGGTCGAGCACCAGAAAGCCCGAAATCCCCAACACCATCGCCTGCGCGTGCCCGCCGAACAGCCCCGCGAACACCCACGGCCGCAGGCGTGGATCGCGCCAGCTAAGGCGCGGCGGCTCTGCTGCGGCATCTTCCTGCTCGGTTGTCTCCTGCGGATCGACCGGCGCGCCCGATCCGCTCGAATAGGCGACCGCCTGCCCGCGCGCGGCATATTGCGGCTCGTCATTGGGCAGGCGCAGCCGCAGCAGCACCAGCGCAACCACGCCAATCGCGGCAAAGGCGAGGAACGGCCCGGTCAACCCGAGGCCAAGGAACGGCACCACCATCAGCGGTGCCAGCGCCGGGCCGATCACGGTGCCAAGGCCAAAGCTCGATGCGATCAGGGACAACGCCTGCGTCCGTTCCGCGCGCGGGGTGCGGGAGGCGACATAGGCCTGCACTGCGGGCGGCGCGGCGCTGCCGAACCCGCCATACAGGCTCCGCGCCGCAGCAAAGGCGATCAGAGTCCAGACCGCCGACAACACGCCCGAAAGCCCAGCCCACAAGGCCGCGCCGCACAGCACGAAGGACACGATAAAGCCGGTCAGCCCCAGCGCCATCATCGCCTTGCGCCCGCGCTGGTCCGACCGCCGCGCCCAGAACGGCGCGCACACCACCCACAGCAGCGCCGACCAGCTATAGGCGAGGCTGATCCACACATCGTCGACCTGCAACGCCGTGCCGATTGAGGGCATCACCGATTGCATCGCGGTGTTGCCGGCGGCTGTCACCAGCATGACCATGAACAGCAACGCCATGCGCGAAGGCGGGATCGCGCCGGTGGCGGGGGTGGAGGCTAGCTTTGCGTCAGTGTCGGCCATCGGCTTGGCAGAGCGCCGCTATTCGAAGACATCGGCGGCGCGTTGGGGCAAATCGTCGCTCAGCTGGCGGTAGATCGCCACAGTCACCACCACGAACAGCGCGGTCAGCAGCGCATTGACCAGCGCGTTGACCGCAGCCCCGCCGACGGTCGCGACCCCGCCACCCAGCGCCGACAGGATCAGCGTGATGATCCCGGAGACCAGCGCTGAAATGATCCCGATCACCACCACCAGCAGCGCAATGAAGACGGCAATCCGCACGCTGTTGCCCTTGGTCAGCTGCCACGACCGCACCAGCGCGGTGAAGGGATTGCGCTGGCCCTCTATCGCGATCACCGGAGCCGCCAGCGAGACCTTCACCATGATGTAGATGATCGCCACCAGCGCGACGAACACCGCGAGCACCGCCACCGCCTCACCGCCCAGCGCCGACACCAGGCCGAGCGGGAGGCCGATAGCCAGCGACGCGCCGATCACCGTGATCAATTGCGCCGCGATATAGCTTGGCAGGCCCTTGATCCCGGTCGCCAGCGCTTCGCCCACGGTCGGATTGCCGCGGTCGGTCAGCAGGGCAAACAGGCTCATCGATCCAATGAACTGCATGGCAAATACGGCCAGCAGGATCGGCCAGTTATCGGCGTAGAGCGCCGTCATCTGATCGACGGCGGCCTGCATCACCACAGCCGGGTCTTCGCTTCCGCTCGATCCTGCCGGAGGAGCGGTCGTGAGCGCGGTGACAGGGATGAACAGCGCGCTGGCCATCGAGGGCAGGAAGAAGAACGG
This sequence is a window from uncultured Erythrobacter sp.. Protein-coding genes within it:
- the arsC gene encoding arsenate reductase (glutaredoxin) (This arsenate reductase requires both glutathione and glutaredoxin to convert arsenate to arsenite, after which the efflux transporter formed by ArsA and ArsB can extrude the arsenite from the cell, providing resistance.); amino-acid sequence: MKATIWHNPACGTSRKTLAILENLSRIEVTVVEYLKTPPSAEKLAQLYRDAGITPQQGLRLRGTDAAERGLPDADDTAVLAAMVADPILIERPLVETDRGVRLCRPQDVVLEIL
- a CDS encoding MFS transporter; amino-acid sequence: MADTDAKLASTPATGAIPPSRMALLFMVMLVTAAGNTAMQSVMPSIGTALQVDDVWISLAYSWSALLWVVCAPFWARRSDQRGRKAMMALGLTGFIVSFVLCGAALWAGLSGVLSAVWTLIAFAAARSLYGGFGSAAPPAVQAYVASRTPRAERTQALSLIASSFGLGTVIGPALAPLMVVPFLGLGLTGPFLAFAAIGVVALVLLRLRLPNDEPQYAARGQAVAYSSGSGAPVDPQETTEQEDAAAEPPRLSWRDPRLRPWVFAGLFGGHAQAMVLGISGFLVLDRLGLRDTPAEGAGPVGLVLMSGAIATLLAQWGLIPRFDLGPRAATLWGIATAALGTVILAIAGDLHLIALGYAIASLGFGLFRPGTTAGTSLAVTRAEQGQASGIVASLAGASYIYAPALGVWLYGHSDWLGFGLIVALCAIVLVHGWFALQADRELTKERS
- a CDS encoding glycerophosphoryl diester phosphodiesterase membrane domain-containing protein — encoded protein: MAHGKLDMGMAWTQATALMGLNRDTIGAIAGPFFFLPSMASALFIPVTALTTAPPAGSSGSEDPAVVMQAAVDQMTALYADNWPILLAVFAMQFIGSMSLFALLTDRGNPTVGEALATGIKGLPSYIAAQLITVIGASLAIGLPLGLVSALGGEAVAVLAVFVALVAIIYIMVKVSLAAPVIAIEGQRNPFTALVRSWQLTKGNSVRIAVFIALLVVVIGIISALVSGIITLILSALGGGVATVGGAAVNALVNALLTALFVVVTVAIYRQLSDDLPQRAADVFE